From a single Oncorhynchus tshawytscha isolate Ot180627B linkage group LG33, Otsh_v2.0, whole genome shotgun sequence genomic region:
- the hif1al2 gene encoding hypoxia inducible factor 1 subunit alpha, like 2 — MFPHLGNSLEDACDQKLHKTKRQKDRINGQKRSRVSTERLRAQSRVAAKSRRERERRLFGELAAWLPLPSGLTGHLDKASIVRLTLDYLRLRALLDHRDNVTPETRVCSDTVHFTMHGRYPMAGIFSVETVLESAVGGFMLLVSQNGQVIFTTGDIRTHTGINQMDLIGRSLFDFMHHCDQREVRDILSKMIATERQQQCDFLLRVKSTLTSQGRAVNQRHTRWKVIHCVGVKKQSHLPESACLVLMCRPLPISQCIIRDASLNHKTFLSGHHPDMRFTYCHSGVKGLTGYTETELLGQSVYQYYHTSDCQHIHKAHQSLLSKGQATMGRYRLLLKGGGYVWAETDASVVYNNQTGQPQSVVCINYILSEVELPEMVFSLQQTEPLLRPCYSDLVGPILQNETYPAAETAVHLRNTKIPTPEHNNEIQTYEGYSELNREDQMNMNSLSELCELDLDSLAPYIPMDGEDFLLTPVLDGILAMIEGPVLPPGLEGHCSLGKSPISAGSFTTHQMKTLQMEPPCDSGVSHTVKESEFGDHMKSVYRGGSAVFKEGPDHAGLEGLVPNEQWSEKHKSCRHPQALMAAAARLPYRTVEYFPIHPQDGSPCLCGSPSRQVLWKYTQQPKIPSIGPQPPTNHIDEMSTCHVPFSLPVLSRLECEVTLGPTSCLLQGSEITSVLDQAPSRFLHMTTWGINQLSTQYAHPCYAHRSAIEVSSGTSTSYAEWIT; from the exons GGTGAGTACGGAGCGGCTGCGGGCCCAGTCCCGTGTTGCAGCtaagagtaggagggagagagagagacgtttgTTTGGGGAGCTGGCAGCATGGCTACCTCTGCCCTCTGGTCTGACTGGCCACTTAGACAAGGCTTCTATCGTCAGACTCACACTGGACTACCTGCGTCTGAGAGCGCTGCTAGACCATCGAGACAATGTAACACCAGAGACCAGGGTCTGCTCTGACACAGTCCACTTCACCATGCACG GGCGATACCCAATGGCTGGGATTTTCTCTGTGGAGACAGTGCTGGAGTCTGCTGTTGGGGGTTTCATGCTCTTGGTGTCTCAGAACGGCCAAGTTATCTTCACTACAGGGGACATAAGGACACACACTGGCATCAACCAG ATGGATCTGATTGGTAGGAGTCTGTTTGACTTCATGCACCACTGTGACCAGAGGGAAGTCAGAGATATCCTCTCAAAAATGATAG CTACTGAGAGACAACAGCAGTGTGACTTCCTCCTCCGTGTGAAGAGCACTCTGACCTCTCAGGGTCGAGCTGTCAACCAAAGACACACACGATGGAAG gtgatTCACTGCGTTGGGGTTAAGAAACAATCTCACCTTCCAGAGTCAGCCTGTCTTGTCCTAATGTGCCGACCCTTACCCATCTCACAATGCATCATCAGGGATGCCAGCTTGAATCACAAGACCTTCCTGAGCGGACATCACCCGGACATGAGGTTCACCTACTGCCACTCAGG TGTCAAGGGGTTGACTGGATATACAGAAACAGAACTTCTGGGCCagtctgtgtatcagtattacCACACATCTGACTGCCAGCACATTCACAAAGCACACCAGAGCT TGCTCTCTAAGGGACAGGCTACCATGGGCAGGTACCGTCTGCTGCTGAAAGGTGGTGGGTATGTGTGGGCAGAGACGGATGCATCGGTGGTGTACAACAACCAGACTGGGCAGCCCCAGAGTGTTGTCTGCATCAACTACATTCTAAG TGAGGTGGAGCTACCAGAGATGGTGTTCTCACTGCAGCAAACAGAACCTCTACTGAGGCCCTGTTACTCTGATCTTGTGGGGCCCATCCTGCAGAATGAGACCTATCCTGCAGCAGAGACAGCTGTTCATCTACGCAACACAAAAATACCAACTCCAG AACACAACAATGAGATCCAAACCTATGAGGGATATTCAGAGCTCAACCGAGAGGATCAAATGAACATGAACTCACTCTCT GAACTATGTGAGCTGGACCTGGACTCGTTGGCTCCATACATACCCATGGATGGAGAAGACTTCCTCCTCACTCCAGTTTTAGATGGGATCTTGGCCATGATAGAAGGTCCTGTTCTTCCACCTGGTTTGGAAGGCCATTGTTCCTTGGGGAAGTCCCCTATATCTGCTGGTTCTTTCACCACACATCAAATGAAAACCTTGCAGATGGAGCCCCCTTGTGACTCAGGGGTGTCACATACAGTCAAAGAGTCAGAGTTCGG GGACCATATGAAGTCAGTCTATAGAGGAGGCAGTGCTGTATTCAAGGAGGGCCCTGACCATGCCGGATTGGAGGGCCTTGTCCCGAACGAACAGTGGAGTGAGAAACACAAGTCCTGTAGACATCCACAGGCACTTATGGCTGCTGCTGCTAGGCTGCCTTACCGGACCGTGGAATATTTCCCCATTCACCCACAAGATGGATCCCCTTGCTTGTGTGGATCACCATCAAGGCAAGTGTTGTGGAAATACACACAGCAGCCCAAAATCCCAAGCATAGGCCCTCAGCCACCTACCAATCATATAGACGAGATGTCAACATGCCATGTTCCTTTCAGCCTGCCAGTACTGAGCAGGCTGGAATGTGAGGTCACACTGGGGCCAACCAGCTGCCTGCTTCAGGGGTCAGAGATCACCTCCGTCCTGGACCAGGCCCCCTCCAGATTCTTACACATGACAACATGGGGCATAAATCAGCTCTCCACCCAATATGCCCATCCTTGTTACGCACACAGATCAGCTATTGAAGTCAGCTCTGGCACATCGACATCATATGCTGAATGGATAACATGA
- the LOC112231159 gene encoding endosialin, which yields MVQMGEMSCALRSCALLAVLCACWPPWTLGQELQEQDALCTADGCYAVYFQRKTFRESARFCKDKRGSLATLKSSEEAAMVHELLSSVEQRGPRARVRLWIGLHRQPRQCSATRPLRGFQWITGEQDTQYRNWLRADSPSTCAAPRCVVISVNTAADTREQHDNFKWLDGSCSLAVDGFMCHYNYRGMCPSLKSEGGGPALYTTPFNLLSTILTHIPFGSVATLPCPDNEDSLGDQSVLCMLREDGSVGWSKDAPLCSDGPQDWCEEENGGCEHFCQNADTHYYCECSEGFTLAEDGQTCQPNHSCGTANCEFDCEENTKGFRCKCPNGYLLAPGGRNCLDVDECLQAPCPHICVNAPGTFECRCNEGYEPDEDGECVDVDECKDSSSCAHRCENTPGSYACHCRQGFTELPDDPGLCQDIDDCQISTSCHQKCLNYVGGFECYCEAGYELQSDQYSCMAIPEGEHEYSSTATSSYQTSFSWVPEFPDWVTDTTALEWLTEQTSLEMLPTEKTASMPVPHRPSNDHNSHWDVLTRRKPAQNTVTPLPSSSSQEDDVTQSQAGDPSVVPSVSDSHHPAVQNDRGAGRVVETPDSNSEIKAATTPTITLRVPLPAQTTAFALGAERPDSKGKRKQDKSWLLVALLVPLCVFIVVMLALGIVYCTSCAVEQNKRITDCYRWIVTSKSEDKNKAKSPA from the coding sequence ATGGTACAGATGGGGGAGATGAGCTGTGCCTTGCGCTCCTGTGCTCTTCTGGCAGTCTTGTGTGCCTGCTGGCCTCCCTGGACTCTGGGACAAGAGCTGCAGGAACAAGATGCCCTCTGCACTGCAGATGGCTGCTACGCCGTCTATTTCCAACGTAAGACTTTTCGAGAATCTGCAAGGTTCTGCAAGGACAAACGAGGTTCCCTGGCAACCCTAAAGAGTTCTGAGGAAGCGGCTATGGTCCATGAGCTCCTTTCGTCAGTGGAGCAGCGCGGCCCTCGGGCCAGGGTCAGACTGTGGATTGGGCTCCATCGCCAGCCCAGGCAGTGCTCTGCCACACGCCCACTCAGGGGATTCCAATGGATCACAGGTGAACAGGACACCCAGTACAGAAACTGGCTGAGAGCGGATTCACCTAGTACCTGTGCCGCACCCCGCTGTGTCGTCATAAGCGTCAACACTGCTGCTGACACCCGGGAGCAACACGACAACTTCAAATGGCTGGATGGCTCCTGCTCACTGGCTGTGGATGGATTCATGTGTCACTACAACTACCGGGGGATGTGCCCTTCTCtgaagagtgagggagggggacctgcactgtataccacccctttcAACCTGCTCAGCACCATCCTCACTCACATCCCCTTTGGTTCAGTAGCCACCTTGCCCTGCCCAGATAATGAAGACAGCTTAGGGGACCAGTCTGTTCTTTGCATGCtgagggaggatgggagtgtgGGCTGGTCAAAGGATGCCCCCCTCTGTTCTGATGGACCCCAGGACTGGTGTGAAGAGGAAAATGGTGGCTGTGAGCATTTCTGTCAGAATGCTGACACACACTATTACTGTGAGTGTTCTGAAGGCTTCACACTGGCAGAGGACGGCCAGACCTGCCAGCCGAACCATTCCTGTGGCACGGCCAACTGTGAGTTTGACTGTGAAGAGAATACTAAAGGATTCCGCTGCAAATGTCCAAATGGTTACCTGTTGGCACCTGGTGGACGCAACTGCCTGGATGTTGATGAGTGTCTGCAGGCGCCCTGCCCTCATATCTGTGTAAATGCTCCTGGGACATTTGAGTGTCGCTGCAATGAGGGCTACGAGCCTGATGAAGACGGAGAATGTGTGGATGTCGATGAATGCAAAGATTCCAGCAGCTGTGCACACAGATGTGAGAACACCCCTGGTTCCTATGCCTGCCACTGCCGCCAAGGCTTCACTGAGCTGCCCGATGATCCAGGCTTATGCCAGGACATCGATGATTGTCAGATCTCCACAAGCTGCCACCAGAAGTGTCTCAACTATGTGGGTGGGTTTGAGTGCTATTGTGAGGCAGGGTACGAGCTGCAGTCAGACCAGTATTCCTGTATGGCCATTCCAGAGGGTGAACATGAGTATTCATCCACAGCTACCTCATCCTACCAAACCTCTTTCTCCTGGGTCCCCGAATTCCCAGACTGGGTTACTGACACCACAGCTTTGGAGTGGCTGACAGAGCAGACCAGCCTTGAGATGCTTCCTACTGAGAAGACAGCCTCTATGCCGGTTCCACACAGGCCGTCGAATGACCATAACTCACACTGGGATGTTCTCACACGGAGAAAGCCCGCTCAGAACACTGTCACACCCTTGCCCAGCTCATCCTCCCAGGAAGATGATGTCACTCAAAGCCAAGCAGGTGATCCCTCAGTGGTGCCCAGCGTTAGTGACAGCCACCACCCAGCAGTCCAGAATGACAGGGGGGCTGGGAGAGTGGTAGAAACCCCAGACAGTAACTCTGAGATTAAGGCcgccaccacccccaccatcacACTCAGAGTCCCACTTCCAGCCCAAACAACAGCATTCGCATTAGGGGCAGAGCGGCCTGACAGTAAGGGCAAAAGGAAGCAGGACAAGAGCTGGCTTCTCGTAGCACTCCTGGTGCCCCTGTGTGTTTTCATTGTGGTGATGCTGGCTCTGGGCATTGTGTACTGCACTAGCTGTGCTGTAGAACaaaacaagagaatcactgactgTTACCGCTGGATCGTCACCTCCAAATCAGAGGACAAGAACAAGGCGAAATCTCCTGCTTGA